ATACCGTCATTGCGAACGGTGAACAAGTCCTTTAATTCACTCTTTTTTGATTATTATTGTTATTAAAGTCTCTTTCTACGACTTACGTCGAGAGAGGCTTCTCGCCTTCGTTACTATTTTCTTTGTATCTCTTGGTGATTCTTTTGATTTATCTGTAATGGTACGCAGAGGTCTTCGTAAAAAATGCGTACTATAGATACCATTTACTAATTATTCCATTTTATTCACAAGGAGTGAGTTATCTCATCTTTGATTCCCTCACAAGAGGATTTATGGTTTCTGCCCTTAGGCGGTACCAGCGAGATCGGCATGAACATGAATCTTTATGGTCATGACGGTCAATGGTTAATGGTCGATTGTGGCGTGTCTTTTAATGAACCGTTAACGCCGGATGACCTTCGTACTTCCGAAATAGTGTGCGCCGATCCTAGCTTTATTAGCGAGCAGAAGGAGCGTCTCGCAGGCATCGTTATTACTCATGCTCATGAAGATCATGTGGGCGCATTGCCTTTTTTATGGCGCCGTTTTAAATGTCCTGTGTATACCACGGCGTTTACTGCCGAAGTGCTGCGTCGAAAATTGCTGCAAGTGGGTTTGGCCGACGACGTTCCTGTGATTGTAGTGAATGAAAACGAAACCAAAAAAATTGGTGTGTTTAATGTGAAATGGTTGGCGCTCACGCATTCTGTGCCAGAGCCTTTCGCGATGACCATCGACACGCCGGCAGGGCGTATTTTTCATACGGGAGATTGGAAAATTGATAACCAGCCGATTATTGGAGACGGTTTTTCATCTGCGACGTTTAAAGCCCTAGCCAAAGAAAATATTTTAGCGATGGTTTGTGATTCAACCAACGCGTTGAAAAGCGGTTACTCCGAATCCGAAAGTGATTGTTATCGCGGCTTATTGCAAACCATCGAAACAGAAAAGAATCGTGTTGTGGTGGGGTGCTTTAGCAGTAATGTGGCGCGTTTAGTGGGATTGGGTCGAATCGCCAAAGAAACGGGGCGTTACCTCGCGTTAATTGGTCGATCGCTAACGAACATGGTCAGCGCCGCCAGAGTAACAGGTCATTGGCCTGACGATTTGCCTATTATCGATGCGGCGCATCTTGGGTATTTACCAAGAGAAGAAGTGCTGGTCGTCGTCACCGGAAGTCAAGGCGAATCAAGAGCGACGTTAAACCGTTTGGCCGCAGACAATTGTTTTGATTTGAGTCTTGAAGCAGACGATTTAGTGATTTTCAGCGCCATGCGTATTCCGGGCAACGAACCAGCGATAGACTGCTTAGCCGAACAATTCAAGGGTCGAAAAATACGCACCTTACAGGCTCATGAAACCGACGTAACGATTCATGTGAGTGGTCATCCTTGCCAAGAGGAATTGAAACAGCTTTATACTTGGGTTCAGCCGCAACTGGCCATTCCCTGTCATGGCGAACCGAAGCATTTGGACGCGAACGCAGAGGTGGCAAAACGCAGTCATGTACCTCAACAATTGATTGGCCGAAATGGGGATTTGTACCAACTGGCTCCAAGCGTGAAAGTACAGCGTCAACAGGTGAAAGTCGGCCGTATTGCGCTGTTAAGATAAGTTAAACAGACGCGTCAAACAGCGGTGAAAATACGCTCTTGGCGGGTTTTCCGGGGATTTCTTTCGCGAGTCTTGGTACTAAATAGCCAGGTAGCTCGGCAGCCACCTTGCCCATTAATCGCTGGGCGTCTTCAATGGAGATATCAAAATGCGCCGCGCCTTCGACGGGGTCCAAAGTGAACATGTAGTAAGGCAAAATTCCCGCATCAAATACGGCTTCACTCAAGTTTACTTGGGCGTCGACCGTGTCGTTTATCCCTTTTAATAACACGCCCTGATTTAACAGAGTGACGCCGGCTTGCTTTAATTTGAACGCAGCTTGAGCGAGTTCGTTGTCCATTTCATTGGCGTGGTTAATGTGCCACACCATAATAATGTCGAGACGACTTTTGTTTATCCATGTCAGCATGTCATCGCAAACTCGAGCTGGAATCACCACGGGTAATCGTGAATGAATGCGCAGGCGTTTTATTTGAGGCAAGGCTTCGAGTAGACGAATTTTATCCGCGAGCAGGGCGTCTTTCATCATCAATGGGTCGCCGCCGCTTAGA
This genomic stretch from Marinomonas primoryensis harbors:
- the epmB gene encoding EF-P beta-lysylation protein EpmB, which translates into the protein MIPIQTKNNISWSQHLSQALTSLPELVKHLGLSEKLSQQGIEAHQSFKLLVPRPYLSRIEYGNPNDPLLLQILPSAAEMQKVIGYTKDPLEEADHNPQKAIVHKYKRRLLVITTGTCAVNCRYCFRRHFPYGDNQLAQAEWQSVIEYLEKHPEVNEVILSGGDPLMMKDALLADKIRLLEALPQIKRLRIHSRLPVVIPARVCDDMLTWINKSRLDIIMVWHINHANEMDNELAQAAFKLKQAGVTLLNQGVLLKGINDTVDAQVNLSEAVFDAGILPYYMFTLDPVEGAAHFDISIEDAQRLMGKVAAELPGYLVPRLAKEIPGKPAKSVFSPLFDASV
- a CDS encoding ribonuclease J, whose product is MNMNLYGHDGQWLMVDCGVSFNEPLTPDDLRTSEIVCADPSFISEQKERLAGIVITHAHEDHVGALPFLWRRFKCPVYTTAFTAEVLRRKLLQVGLADDVPVIVVNENETKKIGVFNVKWLALTHSVPEPFAMTIDTPAGRIFHTGDWKIDNQPIIGDGFSSATFKALAKENILAMVCDSTNALKSGYSESESDCYRGLLQTIETEKNRVVVGCFSSNVARLVGLGRIAKETGRYLALIGRSLTNMVSAARVTGHWPDDLPIIDAAHLGYLPREEVLVVVTGSQGESRATLNRLAADNCFDLSLEADDLVIFSAMRIPGNEPAIDCLAEQFKGRKIRTLQAHETDVTIHVSGHPCQEELKQLYTWVQPQLAIPCHGEPKHLDANAEVAKRSHVPQQLIGRNGDLYQLAPSVKVQRQQVKVGRIALLR